One window of Thermoanaerobaculia bacterium genomic DNA carries:
- the mce gene encoding methylmalonyl-CoA epimerase, whose translation MIKKLEHIGIAVRSLDEALPVWRALGLEEAGREEVAGQKVRTAFLPAGEPSIELMEPTADDSPIAGFLARRGPGIHHLCFAVDDIEKMLDELARAGYRLVHRAPVPGARGKKVAFLHPEAGHGVLIELSQEDEP comes from the coding sequence GTGATCAAGAAGCTCGAGCACATCGGCATCGCGGTCCGCTCGCTCGACGAGGCGCTGCCGGTCTGGCGCGCCCTCGGGCTCGAGGAAGCGGGACGAGAGGAAGTCGCGGGACAGAAGGTGCGCACCGCGTTCCTTCCCGCCGGCGAGCCTTCGATCGAGCTCATGGAGCCGACGGCCGACGACTCGCCGATCGCCGGCTTCCTCGCCCGCCGGGGCCCGGGGATTCATCATCTCTGCTTCGCGGTCGACGACATCGAGAAGATGCTGGACGAGCTGGCGCGCGCGGGCTATCGCCTCGTCCATCGCGCTCCCGTTCCCGGAGCGCGGGGAAAGAAAGTCGCGTTCCTCCATCCGGAGGCGGGGCACGGCGTGCTGATCGAGCTGTCCCAGGAGGACGAGCCGTGA